A region of Selenomonadales bacterium 4137-cl DNA encodes the following proteins:
- a CDS encoding TolC family protein codes for MTHRKLGKKTLALVAGGLMLMSAVASAAPTELTLEESIALALRNNPTMKIAEADRDKYSWAVREAQAGQGPTLSYSHKDARAKAAPSTLVPNPSPVNDFDNTVSLSLPIYSGGRVDGAIGKAEYDFKAADLGLAKTKQQLKLDVTNAYFKMLQTRNLLQVKQESVDNLTAHLRNVQAQYEVGTVAKSDVLRSEVELANAQQSLITAQNDFDLAMASLNNVVGLPLDTEIKLKEEMKYEQSKLTLADGINFAMQYRPDVLQADYALKGAQETVKVARSGFLPTVTLSGANNWTDSKFPGSKNRNWSVYLTTSLTLFDTNLTLSKVKEAEAGVVKANEQYRQTKDSVSLEVRQAYLSMKESEKRIETSQVAVAKADEDFKIAQVRYNAGVGTNLDVIDAELALAQAKTNYIQALYDYNTSKAKLDKAMGVAVKQ; via the coding sequence ATGACGCATCGGAAACTGGGAAAGAAGACTTTGGCGCTGGTGGCCGGAGGCTTGATGCTGATGAGCGCCGTAGCTTCTGCCGCGCCGACGGAGCTTACGCTTGAAGAGAGCATCGCCTTGGCACTCAGGAACAATCCGACGATGAAGATCGCCGAGGCCGACAGGGATAAGTATTCGTGGGCGGTGCGGGAGGCCCAGGCAGGGCAGGGGCCGACCCTCAGCTACAGCCACAAGGACGCTCGCGCCAAAGCGGCACCGTCTACGTTGGTGCCCAACCCCTCGCCGGTCAACGATTTCGACAACACCGTCAGCCTGTCACTGCCGATTTATAGCGGCGGAAGGGTCGACGGCGCCATCGGCAAGGCGGAATACGACTTCAAGGCAGCCGACCTGGGGCTTGCCAAGACCAAGCAGCAGCTCAAGCTGGATGTGACCAACGCCTATTTCAAAATGCTGCAGACCCGCAACCTACTGCAGGTCAAGCAGGAGTCGGTGGACAACCTGACAGCCCATCTGCGTAACGTCCAAGCACAGTATGAGGTAGGCACGGTCGCCAAGTCGGACGTGCTCAGGTCCGAGGTCGAGCTGGCCAACGCCCAGCAGAGCCTGATAACAGCTCAAAACGACTTCGATCTTGCCATGGCAAGCCTTAACAACGTTGTCGGGCTGCCCCTCGACACCGAGATAAAGCTTAAGGAAGAGATGAAGTACGAGCAATCAAAGCTGACCCTGGCGGATGGGATCAACTTCGCGATGCAGTACCGTCCGGATGTTCTTCAGGCCGATTACGCCCTGAAGGGCGCCCAGGAAACCGTCAAGGTGGCCCGCAGCGGTTTCCTGCCGACTGTTACGCTTAGCGGCGCCAACAACTGGACCGACAGCAAATTCCCCGGCAGTAAGAATAGAAACTGGTCGGTGTATCTGACGACTTCGCTGACACTGTTCGATACAAACCTAACACTTTCCAAGGTCAAGGAAGCGGAGGCCGGCGTTGTCAAGGCCAACGAACAGTATCGCCAGACAAAGGACAGCGTTTCCTTAGAAGTGCGCCAGGCGTATCTCAGCATGAAGGAATCGGAAAAGCGCATCGAAACGAGCCAGGTGGCGGTTGCGAAAGCCGACGAGGACTTTAAAATCGCCCAGGTCCGCTATAACGCCGGCGTCGGCACCAACCTTGACGTCATCGATGCCGAGCTCGCGCTGGCCCAGGCCAAGACCAACTATATCCAGGCACTGTACGACTACAACACCAGCAAGGCCAAACTCGACAAGGCCATGGGCGTAGCCGTCAAGCAGTAA
- a CDS encoding translocation/assembly module TamB domain-containing protein: MRQKAIVLALVALVVASVAGAFIMNKSQTVMAGMSDRLETELTKALGVPVSVKSLEISWLNKVLLKDVAIRDDRGQLIAAAEKVTVVFNPLTMLRGTDTIEAVGELLLDDPQIFLERRADGKWNIDDLLDKTRSGDSAFNGKVTIRKGTVTVNVPDGRWRLGDIDAAFDFADKPDVALQLAANYNGAPLEVAGRVSRDGSSMLALGATNLDIGGLEALVPADLAVKPAGGRIAQAQVIVRRDKGEITYAGEAKLDGVNVDVGGVTVSSARGSVAFSDKQVFLFPIAARVYGQDIELRGKIATDAAEPVLSLTASAKSFDPAALGRDIPFKGPLSFTAVIGGSPTRPVVSGEVRLDKGETNGWAIGNAAAKFALVESVLTVKQLDADMFGGRISGAGTILLDKQDYNLAVSGRKLDLAALPSLGVDISGRVDIDLRLEGTGNLASAKVDGSVRAADGCIDGIPFATLSAGLYKAGAVLTIDYITVGFSGSGVMTVKGSATDGRLALNFFGQGVPLSLLADKAGGIDLSGAADVEGRVEGTTASPKATARFTAYNGRALYQPYTLAKGGLTVTRDTLTLEEVETLSTVTRQVVNGSVGLNSPRDNLTFKEVETLSDVTRHLVNGTIGLTGERELNITVATRQARAENLVNLILPGEKLTGNVDNELTITGPLASFTAEGHIKLTEGSFRGQLIARAEGHYRRRAGVTELRDFIVNSLGAEVRFAGTIAADNSLSLDVAAKDIDLAAVHVKFPYPVAGRAHFSGRLTGTPSAPVFSGGITAASLKLNGQELTDITGELSVDSDQLAVPRFGFSLGEGKFTFSGGIGFAAENIYGDLSASNGSVAALLAIFNIPAKDIDGQLDGHVSLGGTVNRPDMWLTGTLTKGKIKNYPLDNIEADIALHNNVVTVNRFYAKQGDGVLAARGTAALGGPLDLEIGGRSLDAGLLTAWLDSTVDTRGKLTFTAQVTGTSYSPHAAVSLEINGGGVANATFDAMYGLFILDKGSIHVNQLMFTKGPYRASAYGTIPLAALNPKGRAQATIADQMDLKVRLEQANLSILPLLSKEVAWATGETKGEVTVGGTLAQPLLNGSIVVNDGAVKLKSLADPIQKVGVDIQFEGDKINIITFDGSMGKGTYRLTGSAAISGLSLADYRLLLVLDKLDINHKYYKGPLEGTLTLNSSGGKPVLGGQLLFENTTINVPVVPEFSPSGLDVGLDLEIVAAKKVRLYNSYFYDLQVEGRAKFAGSTSSPAASGHFDAVRGTVSYLHTQFRVDSARADFIQFRSLLPVIKLSAETRLEYTRVKLTVSGPLDAMQIRLSSEPAMSQQQILSLLTLRNRYADRQSTAGGNRDSGLGREELMSLLDAGLHVAFVAEAESAFRNSFGLDDFRLVRSTLTTETTTTTSGKTSGTASGSASTASAVADREVYNIEIGKYVTDRLYISYTLGIDHKETSAFLRYDLNRRFSVTGAIDQYHRRQLGVEARFTF; encoded by the coding sequence ATGCGACAAAAAGCCATAGTACTGGCTTTGGTGGCTTTGGTTGTTGCCAGTGTAGCCGGCGCTTTTATAATGAACAAGAGCCAGACCGTCATGGCTGGAATGAGCGATAGGCTGGAGACGGAATTGACCAAGGCATTGGGAGTCCCTGTTTCGGTAAAAAGCCTCGAGATTTCCTGGCTCAATAAAGTATTGCTCAAGGATGTCGCCATTCGCGACGACCGCGGGCAGTTAATCGCGGCGGCGGAAAAAGTGACGGTTGTATTCAACCCGCTGACCATGCTCCGCGGCACGGACACGATAGAGGCAGTCGGCGAACTGCTTCTCGACGACCCGCAGATTTTTCTCGAACGCCGGGCTGACGGAAAGTGGAATATTGACGACTTGTTGGACAAGACCCGTTCGGGCGATTCGGCCTTCAACGGCAAAGTAACCATCCGCAAGGGCACGGTGACGGTAAACGTACCCGACGGCCGCTGGCGGCTCGGCGATATCGACGCAGCTTTCGATTTTGCCGACAAGCCCGATGTCGCTCTTCAGCTTGCGGCCAATTATAACGGGGCGCCGCTGGAAGTGGCGGGACGCGTCAGCCGTGACGGGTCCAGCATGCTGGCGCTCGGTGCGACCAATCTTGACATCGGTGGGCTGGAGGCTTTGGTGCCGGCCGATTTGGCCGTAAAGCCGGCCGGCGGCCGCATTGCCCAGGCGCAGGTAATCGTGCGGCGCGACAAAGGCGAAATCACCTACGCAGGCGAGGCCAAACTCGACGGCGTGAATGTCGACGTCGGCGGCGTAACGGTGAGCAGCGCGCGGGGCAGCGTGGCTTTCAGCGACAAACAGGTTTTTCTGTTCCCAATTGCCGCCAGGGTCTACGGCCAGGACATCGAACTCAGGGGTAAAATAGCGACCGACGCCGCCGAACCGGTCCTCAGCCTGACGGCGAGCGCCAAGAGTTTCGACCCCGCGGCCCTGGGCCGGGACATCCCGTTTAAAGGCCCGCTGTCGTTCACGGCCGTCATCGGCGGCTCTCCGACCAGGCCCGTGGTCAGTGGCGAGGTGCGTCTCGACAAGGGCGAGACCAACGGTTGGGCGATCGGCAACGCGGCGGCCAAATTTGCGCTGGTCGAATCGGTGCTGACAGTCAAACAACTGGACGCCGATATGTTCGGGGGCCGGATAAGCGGCGCAGGCACCATCCTGCTCGACAAGCAAGACTACAACCTGGCGGTCAGCGGCCGCAAGCTCGACTTGGCGGCGCTTCCCAGCCTCGGCGTTGATATATCCGGACGAGTCGACATCGACCTCCGCCTGGAAGGAACGGGCAATCTGGCGTCCGCTAAAGTGGACGGCTCGGTCCGGGCGGCGGACGGCTGCATCGACGGCATACCTTTTGCTACTCTGTCCGCCGGCTTATACAAGGCAGGCGCCGTCTTGACGATCGACTACATAACCGTCGGGTTTTCCGGCTCGGGAGTGATGACAGTCAAGGGATCGGCAACGGACGGCCGGTTGGCTCTGAACTTTTTCGGTCAGGGCGTGCCGTTGTCCCTGCTGGCCGACAAAGCGGGCGGCATCGATTTGTCCGGCGCTGCCGACGTCGAAGGCAGGGTGGAAGGCACGACCGCTTCGCCGAAGGCCACGGCCCGGTTCACCGCCTACAACGGCAGGGCGCTTTACCAGCCCTACACGCTTGCAAAAGGCGGACTGACTGTAACGCGCGACACCCTTACACTCGAAGAGGTGGAAACGCTGAGCACCGTTACCCGGCAAGTGGTCAACGGCAGCGTCGGCCTGAACTCACCACGCGACAACCTTACCTTCAAAGAGGTGGAAACGCTGAGTGACGTTACCCGGCACTTGGTCAACGGCACCATCGGTCTGACCGGTGAGCGGGAGCTGAACATCACCGTCGCCACCCGTCAGGCGAGAGCGGAAAACCTCGTTAATTTGATCTTGCCAGGGGAGAAGTTGACCGGCAACGTCGACAACGAGCTGACGATTACCGGTCCCCTCGCCTCCTTTACTGCCGAAGGCCATATCAAGCTGACCGAAGGCAGCTTCCGCGGCCAGCTTATCGCCCGTGCCGAGGGTCATTACCGTCGGCGGGCGGGCGTCACCGAATTGCGTGATTTTATTGTGAATTCGCTGGGAGCCGAGGTGCGGTTCGCCGGCACGATCGCAGCCGACAACAGCCTTAGTCTCGATGTGGCGGCCAAAGACATCGACCTTGCCGCCGTCCATGTAAAGTTTCCTTATCCGGTAGCCGGGCGGGCCCATTTTTCCGGTAGGCTTACAGGCACGCCCTCCGCACCGGTGTTCAGCGGCGGAATTACCGCCGCAAGCTTGAAACTTAACGGCCAGGAACTGACCGACATCACCGGCGAACTAAGCGTCGACAGCGATCAGCTCGCCGTGCCGCGTTTCGGGTTTTCCCTGGGAGAAGGCAAGTTCACCTTCTCAGGTGGGATAGGGTTCGCGGCCGAGAATATTTACGGCGACCTCAGCGCGAGCAACGGCAGCGTCGCCGCCCTGCTGGCCATCTTCAACATCCCCGCCAAAGATATCGACGGCCAGCTCGACGGGCACGTCAGCCTCGGCGGCACGGTAAACCGGCCCGATATGTGGCTGACAGGCACTTTAACCAAAGGCAAGATCAAGAATTACCCGCTCGATAACATCGAAGCCGACATTGCCCTCCACAACAACGTGGTGACGGTCAACCGTTTTTACGCCAAACAAGGCGACGGCGTGTTGGCGGCGCGCGGCACAGCCGCGCTCGGCGGGCCGCTCGATCTGGAGATTGGCGGCCGCTCCCTCGATGCCGGCCTCCTGACCGCCTGGCTGGATTCGACGGTCGATACGCGCGGTAAGCTCACATTCACGGCCCAGGTGACGGGAACGTCATACAGTCCCCACGCGGCCGTCTCGCTGGAGATAAACGGCGGCGGCGTGGCCAACGCCACTTTTGACGCTATGTACGGCCTGTTTATACTCGACAAGGGCAGCATCCACGTTAACCAGCTGATGTTTACCAAGGGCCCGTACCGGGCCAGCGCCTATGGGACCATTCCCCTGGCCGCCCTGAATCCTAAGGGAAGGGCCCAGGCGACCATCGCCGACCAAATGGATCTTAAGGTGCGCCTGGAGCAGGCCAACCTCAGCATTCTGCCCCTGCTCAGCAAGGAAGTTGCCTGGGCGACCGGCGAAACCAAGGGCGAGGTGACGGTCGGCGGAACCCTGGCCCAGCCGCTTCTAAACGGCAGCATTGTCGTGAATGATGGAGCGGTCAAGCTCAAATCGCTGGCCGACCCCATTCAAAAAGTGGGGGTTGATATTCAGTTCGAAGGTGATAAAATTAATATAATAACCTTCGACGGCAGCATGGGCAAAGGAACGTACCGCCTGACCGGGTCGGCAGCCATCAGCGGCCTTTCCCTGGCCGATTACCGCCTTCTGCTCGTGCTGGACAAGCTTGATATCAATCACAAATATTACAAAGGCCCGCTGGAAGGAACGCTCACCCTCAATTCCAGCGGCGGGAAGCCGGTCCTGGGCGGCCAGTTGTTGTTCGAGAATACGACGATCAACGTTCCCGTCGTGCCAGAGTTCTCGCCTTCAGGCCTTGACGTAGGGCTGGACTTGGAGATTGTCGCTGCCAAGAAGGTCAGGCTTTACAACTCCTATTTCTATGACCTGCAGGTGGAAGGCCGGGCGAAATTCGCCGGCTCGACGTCTTCGCCCGCCGCCTCGGGACACTTCGACGCCGTGCGGGGGACAGTAAGTTACCTGCACACGCAGTTTAGAGTAGACAGCGCCCGCGCCGATTTCATCCAGTTCAGGTCGCTCCTGCCTGTTATCAAGCTTTCGGCCGAGACCCGGCTGGAGTATACGAGAGTCAAGCTGACGGTCAGCGGGCCGCTCGATGCGATGCAGATCCGCCTGAGCTCCGAACCGGCGATGAGTCAGCAGCAGATATTGTCGCTCCTCACGTTGCGCAACCGTTATGCGGACAGGCAGAGTACAGCGGGCGGCAACCGGGACTCGGGGCTGGGCAGGGAAGAACTGATGAGCCTTCTCGACGCGGGGCTGCATGTAGCTTTTGTGGCCGAAGCCGAGAGCGCGTTCCGCAACTCCTTCGGGCTCGACGATTTCCGCCTTGTGCGCAGCACCCTGACCACCGAGACGACCACAACTACAAGCGGCAAGACCTCAGGAACGGCGTCAGGCTCCGCGAGTACTGCGTCGGCGGTCGCCGACCGGGAAGTATACAACATCGAAATCGGCAAGTATGTCACCGACCGGTTGTATATAAGCTACACACTGGGCATCGACCACAAGGAAACAAGCGCCTTCCTCCGGTATGACCTCAATCGCCGGTTCAGCGTAACCGGGGCGATAGACCAGTATCACCGGCGGCAGTTGGGCGTTGAAGCGCGATTCACTTTTTAA
- a CDS encoding sigma-70 family RNA polymerase sigma factor — translation MIEVLSQYLAELRKIRLLGAAEERRLWEAYKEAGDLDSRRQLIEHYQPLVFKVALRWKADDAVVMDIIQEGTVGLIEAVENYDHSRGVAFSLYALHRIRGRIVNFVTREGKANCLYIDSPLEEEGSLTLGDALVDGAPAVAVQAERNFLVEQVRGALGRLPANEQLVLSGMYLEEREPKQLAEALDMSLSHVYRLHKQGIRRARGLLSRLMQDMKSSL, via the coding sequence ATGATTGAAGTGTTAAGCCAGTATCTGGCGGAACTCCGAAAAATACGCCTGCTCGGTGCCGCCGAAGAACGGCGGCTGTGGGAGGCTTACAAGGAGGCGGGCGATCTCGACAGCCGGCGGCAGCTCATCGAGCATTATCAGCCGCTGGTCTTCAAAGTCGCTCTCCGCTGGAAAGCCGATGACGCGGTTGTTATGGACATCATCCAGGAAGGGACCGTCGGCCTTATCGAGGCGGTGGAAAACTACGACCACAGCCGGGGGGTGGCGTTCAGCCTGTACGCCCTCCACCGGATCCGCGGCCGCATCGTCAACTTCGTCACCCGCGAAGGCAAGGCCAATTGCCTTTATATCGACAGCCCGCTTGAAGAGGAAGGCAGCCTGACCCTGGGGGATGCGCTGGTGGACGGCGCACCTGCGGTCGCTGTCCAGGCTGAGCGCAATTTCCTCGTGGAGCAGGTCCGCGGCGCTCTCGGCCGCCTGCCGGCCAACGAACAACTGGTGCTGTCGGGCATGTACCTGGAAGAGCGCGAGCCCAAGCAGCTTGCCGAAGCTCTCGATATGAGCCTGTCGCATGTCTACAGGCTTCATAAACAAGGGATCCGCAGGGCCCGCGGTCTATTGTCCAGACTTATGCAGGATATGAAGAGTTCATTATAG
- a CDS encoding BamA/TamA family outer membrane protein, which yields MKARRHFGHLLLSAVIALGIVLGSAAQSHAADLTGKRVTAVSVSGNSSVSEDAIMAVVKLKPGDTLSADKVQQDLRAIYELGNFFDVVSNFTEVPEGVKVVYTVMENPALKDIVVKGNSKVSTDKIKSMLTVNTGKVLNTKALNENARIIESYYHDQGYVLARVSDVAMTPGGVLTITINEGMLEGITVKGNEKTKTYVITREMKVKPGEAFNVKDARRSMQKVYNLGFFEDVNMKLNPGKQPNSVILETNVVEQKTGVFSVGGGYSQGDGLIGIIEVGDNNFRGTGDKVKVHWEFGGKADSGRNYEFSYTRPWLDSKQTSASVSLYNMTNEYSDYGYKGDDRAVRSTYDRKRRGWDLTLGRPQGEYTQNYITFKNRTDDYVKFVSGPVDYKAAAGATNYDADYNSQWLKDNFGLTRSITLARVFDSRDNVFNPSEGTRFSLSAEFAGKALGGDFSFNKYTAEDRNYFKVGHSQVVAVRLTAGYADGRMPDSGKFYVGGSDTLRGYNDEQFKGNKMLAATAEYRFPIVKKVEGVVFGDIGNAWDGEGYKLNDLKSSVGVGVRVTTPLGPIRLDYARGKEGGKTHFSFGGQF from the coding sequence ATGAAAGCGAGGAGGCACTTCGGGCACCTGTTACTTTCAGCTGTGATCGCACTAGGGATCGTGCTCGGCTCCGCCGCTCAGAGTCATGCTGCCGACCTTACCGGGAAACGGGTCACCGCCGTAAGCGTCTCCGGCAACAGCAGCGTTTCGGAGGACGCCATCATGGCGGTGGTCAAGCTTAAACCCGGCGACACACTTAGTGCCGACAAGGTCCAGCAGGATTTGCGGGCGATTTACGAGCTTGGCAACTTTTTTGACGTAGTATCCAACTTCACCGAAGTACCGGAAGGCGTAAAGGTGGTCTACACGGTAATGGAAAACCCCGCCCTTAAAGACATTGTCGTCAAGGGCAATTCCAAGGTATCCACCGACAAGATCAAAAGTATGCTTACGGTAAATACAGGCAAGGTGCTCAATACCAAGGCCTTGAACGAAAACGCCCGCATCATCGAGTCCTATTATCACGACCAGGGCTACGTACTGGCGCGGGTGAGCGACGTCGCCATGACCCCCGGGGGAGTGCTGACCATCACCATCAACGAAGGGATGCTCGAAGGGATAACGGTCAAGGGCAACGAAAAGACCAAAACCTACGTCATCACCCGTGAGATGAAGGTCAAGCCCGGCGAAGCTTTCAACGTCAAGGACGCCCGCCGGAGCATGCAGAAGGTGTACAACCTCGGCTTCTTCGAGGATGTCAACATGAAGCTCAATCCCGGCAAACAGCCTAACTCCGTTATTCTCGAAACCAATGTCGTCGAGCAGAAAACCGGCGTTTTCTCCGTCGGCGGCGGCTACAGCCAGGGCGACGGCCTTATCGGCATCATCGAGGTCGGCGACAACAACTTCCGCGGCACCGGCGACAAGGTCAAAGTTCACTGGGAATTCGGCGGCAAAGCCGACTCCGGCCGGAACTACGAGTTCTCCTACACCCGCCCCTGGCTGGACAGCAAACAGACATCGGCGAGCGTCTCTTTGTACAACATGACCAACGAGTACTCCGATTACGGCTACAAAGGCGACGACCGGGCCGTAAGGTCGACCTACGACCGCAAGCGGCGGGGCTGGGACCTCACCCTCGGGCGGCCGCAGGGCGAGTACACCCAGAACTATATCACCTTCAAAAACCGTACCGACGACTATGTGAAATTCGTCTCCGGTCCGGTCGACTACAAGGCTGCGGCTGGCGCAACTAACTATGATGCAGACTATAATAGCCAGTGGCTGAAGGACAACTTCGGCCTGACCCGCAGCATCACGCTGGCGCGCGTGTTCGATTCGCGCGACAACGTCTTCAACCCCAGCGAAGGGACACGCTTCTCACTGTCGGCCGAATTCGCCGGCAAGGCGCTCGGCGGTGATTTCAGCTTCAACAAGTACACTGCGGAAGACCGCAACTATTTCAAGGTCGGCCATTCGCAGGTTGTCGCGGTCCGCCTGACGGCAGGCTACGCCGACGGCCGGATGCCCGACAGCGGCAAGTTCTACGTAGGCGGCTCCGACACTCTCCGCGGCTACAACGACGAGCAGTTCAAAGGCAACAAGATGCTGGCGGCGACGGCCGAGTACCGCTTCCCGATCGTCAAGAAAGTTGAGGGCGTGGTCTTCGGCGACATCGGCAACGCCTGGGACGGCGAAGGCTATAAGCTCAACGATCTCAAATCCAGCGTCGGCGTCGGCGTCCGCGTCACCACTCCCCTCGGGCCTATCCGGCTAGACTACGCCCGGGGCAAGGAAGGCGGCAAGACGCATTTCAGCTTCGGAGGCCAGTTCTAA
- a CDS encoding OmpH family outer membrane protein produces the protein MLKIEKKQVKIISVAIAAVFMLSVVGIAVSQTGTTQAAAASNVGKVNFEDLVRAHPDFAKFAETMKAEQETAQKEFDAKAPSMANDQERQEFLMQLQQRLQMKEAELLNPIREKVMATIKEVADTRGLSVVMPAGMVIYGGQDITDDVKKKLGGK, from the coding sequence GTGCTCAAAATCGAGAAGAAACAGGTTAAGATTATCTCCGTAGCTATCGCAGCGGTGTTTATGCTTAGTGTCGTTGGCATTGCGGTGTCGCAGACCGGCACCACTCAGGCTGCAGCAGCCTCCAACGTTGGCAAGGTAAATTTTGAAGACCTGGTAAGGGCCCATCCCGATTTCGCCAAATTCGCCGAAACCATGAAGGCTGAACAGGAGACGGCTCAGAAGGAATTCGACGCCAAAGCGCCTTCGATGGCCAACGACCAGGAAAGACAAGAATTCCTTATGCAGCTCCAGCAGCGCCTGCAAATGAAGGAGGCCGAACTCCTGAACCCGATTCGCGAAAAAGTCATGGCCACCATCAAAGAAGTGGCCGACACAAGGGGGCTGTCAGTCGTGATGCCGGCCGGCATGGTGATCTACGGCGGCCAGGACATCACCGACGACGTCAAGAAGAAGCTCGGCGGCAAATAA
- a CDS encoding OmpH family outer membrane protein, with amino-acid sequence MRNKKYLIFAVAVIAAAALLLGGCSGGTGAVGILDVNKVMSDSPKVKQLQEQLNTKAKELSDTLEKDKASLSADEFQKKQEAAYGDFLKIKQDLEGQVDASIKQSVDAVAKEKKLGVVLYKNSVAQGGTDITDEVIKRMQ; translated from the coding sequence ATGCGAAATAAAAAATACCTGATCTTTGCGGTCGCGGTGATCGCCGCGGCGGCCCTGCTGCTTGGAGGCTGCTCCGGCGGGACGGGCGCGGTAGGCATCCTCGACGTCAACAAAGTGATGAGTGACAGTCCCAAGGTCAAACAGCTCCAGGAACAGCTCAACACAAAAGCCAAGGAACTCAGCGACACGCTGGAAAAGGATAAAGCCAGCCTCAGCGCGGACGAGTTCCAGAAGAAACAGGAAGCGGCCTACGGTGACTTCCTGAAAATCAAGCAAGACCTTGAGGGCCAGGTCGACGCCAGCATCAAGCAGTCCGTCGATGCGGTGGCCAAGGAGAAGAAGCTGGGAGTAGTGCTGTACAAGAACAGCGTAGCTCAGGGCGGCACCGACATCACCGACGAAGTAATCAAACGGATGCAATAA
- the lpxD gene encoding UDP-3-O-(3-hydroxymyristoyl)glucosamine N-acyltransferase, translating into MAKRLSEIAALVEGMVLGGYDPEIAGVSNIEDAGPRDITFAVPPHLDKAAASKAAAVIVPGDIAAYPKPAIRVANPRVAFTKVLELFTPPTVVSRGVHPTAVVGRGVRLGSNVAVMAHAVVADDAAIGDNTVLYPHTYVGEAATIGGDSILYPGVTVYAGCRLGERTIVHSGAVIGSDGFGFVTIEGRHHKVPQVGNVIIEDDVEIGANVTVDRATTGSTVVRRGTKIDNLVHLAHNVVIGENCFLVAFTGIAGSTKVGNNVIFAGQSGAVGHITIGDNCIFAGKSGAAGDVPPNSFYAGFPARPHKEWLRAEAAARRLPDLMKQVQALEKRLAALEKQGK; encoded by the coding sequence TTGGCTAAAAGACTTAGTGAAATCGCCGCCCTGGTAGAGGGGATGGTATTGGGGGGATACGACCCCGAGATCGCCGGCGTCTCCAATATCGAGGATGCCGGGCCCCGGGACATTACCTTCGCCGTACCCCCGCACCTCGACAAGGCGGCCGCGTCGAAGGCGGCCGCGGTCATAGTGCCGGGCGACATTGCAGCGTATCCCAAGCCGGCTATCCGGGTGGCGAACCCTCGGGTAGCCTTTACTAAGGTATTGGAGCTTTTCACCCCGCCTACGGTCGTATCCCGGGGAGTTCACCCCACCGCCGTCGTCGGCAGGGGGGTTCGGCTCGGGAGCAATGTCGCCGTAATGGCCCACGCGGTCGTAGCCGACGACGCCGCCATCGGCGACAACACCGTCCTCTATCCTCACACTTATGTAGGCGAGGCCGCCACGATCGGCGGCGACAGCATCCTTTATCCCGGGGTGACCGTATACGCCGGCTGCCGTCTGGGAGAGCGGACGATCGTCCACAGCGGGGCGGTCATCGGGTCCGACGGCTTCGGGTTCGTCACCATCGAGGGCCGTCACCACAAGGTGCCTCAGGTCGGCAACGTGATAATCGAGGACGACGTCGAGATCGGCGCCAACGTAACCGTTGACCGGGCTACCACCGGCTCCACAGTCGTCAGGCGCGGCACCAAAATAGACAATCTCGTCCACCTGGCGCATAACGTCGTCATCGGTGAAAACTGCTTCCTGGTGGCGTTCACCGGCATCGCCGGCAGCACCAAGGTCGGCAACAACGTTATTTTCGCCGGTCAGAGCGGCGCGGTTGGGCACATCACCATCGGCGACAACTGCATTTTCGCCGGCAAATCCGGCGCCGCAGGCGACGTTCCGCCAAACTCCTTTTACGCCGGCTTTCCCGCCAGGCCCCATAAGGAATGGCTGCGGGCCGAAGCGGCCGCGCGCAGGCTGCCGGACCTGATGAAACAGGTGCAGGCCCTGGAGAAGCGCCTCGCCGCCTTGGAAAAACAAGGAAAATAA
- a CDS encoding YjbH domain-containing protein, which yields MRKIVFGVLCALLVSVAAASAAPSVNGATGQINNPSADVLQEGQFSAGYYHLKTGGVGVINLSLLPNLELGVAGFRHDDVSANKTYVNAKLGLLPETILTPGVAVGVEDIAGERSRSYYAVASKALPLGFRIHAGVGNGRFDGTFAALEKTINPVSVLTGNNTFPATTLIAEFDGRRMNYGARVSIIPGLKVDAGWRDRAAYFGISFTN from the coding sequence ATGAGGAAGATAGTATTCGGTGTCCTGTGCGCCCTGCTCGTTTCTGTCGCTGCGGCTTCCGCCGCCCCGTCGGTAAACGGCGCCACCGGCCAGATCAACAATCCGTCCGCCGACGTTCTCCAGGAAGGCCAGTTCTCGGCTGGCTACTATCACCTTAAAACCGGCGGGGTCGGCGTAATCAACCTGAGCCTGCTACCCAACCTCGAACTGGGGGTCGCCGGCTTCCGCCACGACGATGTCAGCGCCAACAAAACATACGTCAACGCCAAACTCGGCCTGTTGCCTGAAACCATTCTCACGCCCGGGGTGGCGGTCGGCGTGGAAGACATCGCCGGCGAGCGCTCGCGTTCTTACTACGCCGTAGCCTCCAAAGCCCTGCCGCTCGGTTTCCGCATCCACGCCGGCGTGGGCAACGGTCGCTTCGACGGCACCTTTGCCGCCCTCGAAAAAACCATTAACCCTGTCAGTGTGCTCACCGGCAACAACACCTTCCCCGCCACCACCCTTATTGCCGAGTTCGACGGCCGCCGCATGAACTACGGCGCAAGGGTTTCGATCATCCCGGGACTCAAGGTGGATGCCGGCTGGCGGGATCGGGCGGCCTATTTCGGCATAAGCTTCACCAACTAG